One Opisthocomus hoazin isolate bOpiHoa1 chromosome 25, bOpiHoa1.hap1, whole genome shotgun sequence DNA window includes the following coding sequences:
- the SLC6A17 gene encoding sodium-dependent neutral amino acid transporter SLC6A17 gives MPKNSKVTQREHSSEHVTESVADLLAHEEPVDYKRSVLNVTGEAWDKGKDGEEELDAENRPAWNSKLQYILAQIGYSVGLGNVWRFPYLCQKNGGGAYLVPYLVLLIIIGLPLFFLELAVGQRIRRGSIGVWNYICPRLGGIGYASCLVCFFVGLYYNVIIGWSIFYFFKSFQYPLPWSECPIVKNGSVAVVETECERSSATTYFWYRETLDISNSISESGGLNWKMTVCLLVAWSLVGLAMIKGIQSSGKVMYFSSLFPYVVLVCFLVRGLLLRGAVDGIMHMFTPKLDKMLDPQVWREAATQVFFALGLGFGGVIAFSSYNKQDNNCHFDATLVSFINFFTSVLATLVVFAVLGFKANIMNEKCVVENAEKILGYLNTNVLSHDLIPPHVNFSHLTAKDYNEMYRVIMTVKEGHFKELGLDACLLEDELNKSVQGTGLAFIAFTEAMTHFPASPFWSVMFFLMLINLGLGSMIGTMSGITTPIIDTFKVRKEVFTVGSCIFAFLVGLIFVQRSGNYFVTMFDDYSATLPLTVVVILENIAVAWIYGTKKFMQELTEMLGFRPYQFYYYTWKYVSPICMAVLMTASIIQLGVSPPGYSAWIREEAAEKFLFYPSWAMAILISLIILASLPLPLVFILRQFHLVSDGSNTLSVTYKKGRMMKDISNLEDNDETRFILSKVPSETPSPMPTHRSYLGPGSNSPMEMSNAPNGRYGSGYLLASTPESEL, from the exons ATGCCGAAGAACAGCAAGGTGACACAGCGGGAGCACAGCAGCGAGCATGTCACCGAGTCGGTGGCCGACTTGCTGGCCCACGAAGAGCCCGTGGACTACAAACGCAGCGTCCTCAACGTGACAGGGGAGGCCTGGGACaaggggaaggatggagaggaggagctggacgcGGAGAACCGGCCGGCGTGGAACAGCAAGCTGCAGTACATCCTGGCGCAGATCGGCTACTCCGTGGGGCTGGGCAATGTCTGGCGCTTCCCTTACCTCTGCCAGAAGAATGGAGGAG GTGCCTACCTGGTCCCGTACCTGGTCCTGCTCATCATCATCGGGCTCCCCCTCTTCTTCCTGGAGCTGGCGGTGGGGCAGCGGATCCGTCGGGGCAGCATCGGCGTCTGGAATTACATCTGTCCTCGCCTGGGGGGCATCGGCTACGCCAGCTGCCTC GTCTGTTTTTTTGTCGGTCTCTATTACAACGTCATCATTGGCTGGAGCATCTTTTACTTCTTTAAGTCCTTCCAGTACCCTCTTCCCTGGAGTGAGTGCCCCATCGTGAAGAACGGCTCGGTGGCCG TTGTGGAGACTGAATGCGAGAGGAGCTCAGCCACCACCTACTTCTGGTACCGGGAGACCCTGGACATCTCCAACTCCATCTCGGAGAGTGGGGGGCTCAACTGGAAGATGACCGTGTGTCTGCTGGTGGCCTGGAGCCTTGTTGGCTTGGCCATGATCAAAGGCATCCAGTCCTCGGGGAAG GTGATGTACTTCAGCTCGCTCTTCCCCTACGTGGTGCTGGTTTGCTTCTTGGTGCGGGGACTTCTGCTGCGCGGGGCGGTGGATGGGATCATGCACATGTTCACGCCCAAG CTGGACAAGATGCTAGACCCTCAGGTGTGGCGGGAGGCAGCTACACAGGTTTTCTTCGCCTTGGGCCTGGGCTTTGGAGGAGTCATCGCCTTCTCTAGCTACAACAAGCAGGACAACAACTGCCACTTTGATGCCACGCTCGTCTCCTTCATTAACTTCTTCACGTCCGTCCTGGCTACCCTGGTTGTGTTTGCTGTGCTGGGCTTCAAGGCCAACATCATGAATGAGAAATGTGTGGTGGA GAATGCTGAGAAGATCTTGGGCTACCTGAACACCAATGTGCTGAGCCACGACCTCATCCCACCCCACGTGAACTTCTCCCATCTCACCGCCAAGGACTACAATGAGATGTACAGGGTGATCATGACAGTGAAAGAGGGGCACTTCAAAGAACTGGGCTTGGATGCCTGCCTGTTGGAGGATGAACTCAACAAG TCGGTGCAAGGAACTGGCCTTGCCTTCATTGCCTTCACAGAAGCCATGACCCACTTCCCAGCCTCACCGTTTTGGTCTGTCATGTTCTTCCTGATGCTGATAaacctggggctggggagcatgATTGGGACCATGTCAGGCATCACTACACCCATCATTGACACCTTCAAGGTGCGGAAGGAAGTGTTCACAG TTGGTTCCTGCATCTTCGCCTTTCTGGTGGGACTGATCTTTGTGCAGCGCTCTGGGAACTACTTTGTCACCATGTTTGATGATTATTCAGCCACGCTGCCGCTCACAGTCGTGGTCATCCTGGAGAACATCGCTGTGGCCTGGATTTATGGCACCAAGAA GTTCATGCAGGAGCTGACGGAAATGCTGGGTTTCCGGCCCTATCAGTTCTACTACTACACCTGGAAGTACGTCTCTCCCATCTGCATGGCCGTGCTCATGACTGCCAGCATCATCCAGCTGGGAGTCAGCCCCCCAGGCTACAGTGCGTGGATCAGAGAGGAG GCTGCAGAAAAGTTCCTTTTCTACCCAAGCTGGGCCATGGCTATCCTCATCTCTCTGATCATACTCGCATCCCTCCCTCTGCCTCTGGTTTTCATCCTCCGGCAGTTCCACCTCGTGTCGGATGGCTCCAACACCCTCTCTGTcacctacaagaagggccggatgATGAAGGACATCTCCAATTTGGAAGACAACGATGAGACCCGCTTCATCCTGAGCAAAGTGCCCAGCGAGACCCCGTCCCCCATGCCCACGCACCGTTCCTACCTGGGTCCCGGGAGCAACTCCCCCATGGAAATGAGCAATGCCCCCAACGGACGATACGGGAGTGGGTACCTACTGGCCAGCACCCCTGAATCTGAACTGTGA
- the KCNC4 gene encoding voltage-gated potassium channel KCNC4 isoform X1 → MQGSIFPARFSLGLLRALPPVQPRARWVRSHASLPPLRIRPWKLLSCSYGWSRAFLVSHLCPPLPPPPTPSSSPGGRVRVACISHPPKSMISSVCVSSYRGRKSGNKPPSKTCLKEEMGKGEESDKITINVGGTRHETYKSTLRTLPGTRLAWLADPDAQSNFDFDGKSNEFFFDRHPGIFSYVLNYYRTGKLHCPADICGPLFEEELTYWGIDETDVEPCCWMTYRQHRDAEEALDIFESPEPGGGAGGEEPEEEGGREMALQRLGMDDRPAGAAGSAGGGGCCRNWQPRMWALFEDPYSSKAARVVAFASLFFILVSITTFCLETHEAFNIDVNVTETLVVGNTTTILLTHKVETEPILTYIEGVCVLWFTLEFLVRIICCPDKLLFIKNLLNIIDFVAILPFYLEVGLSGLSSKAARDVLGFLRVVRFVRILRIFKLTRHFVGLRVLGHTLRASTNEFLLLIIFLALGVLIFATMIYYAERIGAKTSDPRGSDHTHFKNIPIGFWWAVVTMTTLGYGDMYPKTWSGMVVGALCALAGVLTIAMPVPVIVNNFGMYYSLAMAKQKLPKKKKKHIPRPAPLDSPTYCKSEENSPRNSTQSDTCPLAVEEGATERKRSDSKQNGEANVVLSDEEQPLSPTDEEKRPMRRSSTRDKNKKSSTCFLLATGDFSCAADGGIQKGYGKSRSLSSIDGVAGSTVGLAPLASRCSSPCPLRRPCSPVPSIL, encoded by the exons ATGCAAGGCTCGATTTTTCCAGCACGGTTTTCCCTCGGGCTCCTCCGTGCCCTCCCGCCGGTGCAGCCGCGGGCGCGCTGGGTGCGGAgccacgccagcctccccccgctCCGGATCCGGCCCTGGAAGCTGTTGAGTTGCAGTTACGGTTGGAGCAGGGCTTTCTTGGTG tcccatctgtgcccccctctcCCGCCTCCGCCGACCCCCAGCTCCTCGCCCGGAGGAAGGGTGCGCGTAGCGTGCATCTCCCATCCACCGAAATCTATGATCAGCTCCGTGTGTGTCTCCTCCTACCGTGGACGCAAGTCTGGGAACAAACCACCCTCCAAAACATGCCTGAAGGAAGAGATGGGCAAAGGGGAAGAGTCGGACAAGATCACCATCAACGTAGGTGGTACCCGGCATGAGACCTACAAAAGCACCCTACGGACTTTGCCGGGCACCCGCCTGGCCTGGCTCGCCGACCCCGATGCCCAGAGCAACTTTGACTTTGATGGTAAAAGCAACGAGTTCTTCTTCGACCGCCACCCCGGGATCTTCTCCTACGTGCTCAACTACTACCGCACCGGCAAGCTGCACTGCCCCGCAGACATCTGCGGGCCCCTCTTCGAGGAGGAGCTGACCTACTGGGGCATCGACGAGACGGACGTGGAGCCCTGTTGCTGGATGACCTACCGCCAGCATCGCGATGCCGAAGAGGCCCTGGACATCTTCGAGAGTCCTGagcccggtggaggggccggtggAGAGGAGCCTGAAGAGGAAGGGGGTAGGGAGATGGCCCTTCAACGCCTGGGCATGGATGACAGGCCGGCGGGAGCGGCAGGGTCTGCTGGAGGGGGTGGCTGCTGTCGGAATTGGCAGCCCAGGATGTGGGCGCTCTTTGAGGATCCCTACTCGTCCAAGGCAGCAAGG GTAGTAGCTTTTGCCTCGCTTTTCTTCATCCTGGTCTCCATCACAACCTTCTGCCTGGAGACACATGAAGCCTTCAACATCGACGTCAATGTGACGGAGACCCTCGTGGTTGGCAACACCACAACAATCCTGCTGACGCATAAAGTGGAGACGGAGCCCATCCTCACCTACATCGAAGGGGTCTGTGTCCTGTGGTTCACCCTGGAGTTCCTGGTTCGCATCATCTGCTGTCCAGATAAGCTTCTCTTCATTAAAAACCTGCTCAACATCATTGACTTTGTGGCCATCTTGCCCTTCTACCTGGAGGTAGGTCTCAGTGGCCTGTCCTCCAAAGCTGCCCGGGACGTACTAGGCTTCCTACGGGTGGTCCGTTTCGTCCGGATCCTCCGGATCTTCAAGCTGACACGGCACTTTGTGGGTCTCCGGGTGCTGGGCCACACACTCCGGGCCAGCACCAATGAATTCCTGCTCCTCATCATCTTCCTCGCCTTGGGGGTCTTGATTTTTGCCACTATGATCTACTATGCTGAGCGGATCGGAGCCAAGACCTCCGACCCCCGTGGGAGCGACCACACTCACTTTAAGAACATCCCCATTGGGTTCTGGTGGGCCGTGGTCACAATGACAACCCTGGGCTACGGCGACATGTACCCCAAGACCTGGTCAGGCATGGTGGTGGGGGCTCTCTGCGCGTTGGCTGGGGTGCTCACCATCGCCATGCCCGTGCCCGTCATTGTCAATAACTTTGGGATGTACTATTCGTTGGCCATGGCCAAGCAGAAGCtgccaaagaagaagaaaaagcatataCCCCGTCCGGCCCCGCTGGACTCCCCTACCTACTGCAAATCCGAGGAAAACTCCCCCCGCAACAGCACCCAGAGCGACACTTGCCCCTTGGCGGTAGAGGAGGGGGCAACTGAGCGGAAACGGTCAG ATTCTAAGCAGAATGGTGAGGCCAACGTGGTGCTGTCAGATGAGGAGCAGCCGCTGTCTCCGACTGATGAGGAGAAGCGGCCCATGCGGCGCTCCAGCACCCGGGATAAGAACAAGAAATCCTCCACGTGCTTCCTGCTGGCCACGGGTGACTTCTCCTGTGCAGCGGACGGAGGCATCCAGAAAG
- the KCNC4 gene encoding voltage-gated potassium channel KCNC4 isoform X2 has translation MQGSIFPARFSLGLLRALPPVQPRARWVRSHASLPPLRIRPWKLLSCSYGWSRAFLVSHLCPPLPPPPTPSSSPGGRVRVACISHPPKSMISSVCVSSYRGRKSGNKPPSKTCLKEEMGKGEESDKITINVGGTRHETYKSTLRTLPGTRLAWLADPDAQSNFDFDGKSNEFFFDRHPGIFSYVLNYYRTGKLHCPADICGPLFEEELTYWGIDETDVEPCCWMTYRQHRDAEEALDIFESPEPGGGAGGEEPEEEGGREMALQRLGMDDRPAGAAGSAGGGGCCRNWQPRMWALFEDPYSSKAARVVAFASLFFILVSITTFCLETHEAFNIDVNVTETLVVGNTTTILLTHKVETEPILTYIEGVCVLWFTLEFLVRIICCPDKLLFIKNLLNIIDFVAILPFYLEVGLSGLSSKAARDVLGFLRVVRFVRILRIFKLTRHFVGLRVLGHTLRASTNEFLLLIIFLALGVLIFATMIYYAERIGAKTSDPRGSDHTHFKNIPIGFWWAVVTMTTLGYGDMYPKTWSGMVVGALCALAGVLTIAMPVPVIVNNFGMYYSLAMAKQKLPKKKKKHIPRPAPLDSPTYCKSEENSPRNSTQSDTCPLAVEEGATERKRSDSKQNGEANVVLSDEEQPLSPTDEEKRPMRRSSTRDKNKKSSTCFLLATGDFSCAADGGIQKDTCQDVLSSSYPQGEVVTFS, from the exons ATGCAAGGCTCGATTTTTCCAGCACGGTTTTCCCTCGGGCTCCTCCGTGCCCTCCCGCCGGTGCAGCCGCGGGCGCGCTGGGTGCGGAgccacgccagcctccccccgctCCGGATCCGGCCCTGGAAGCTGTTGAGTTGCAGTTACGGTTGGAGCAGGGCTTTCTTGGTG tcccatctgtgcccccctctcCCGCCTCCGCCGACCCCCAGCTCCTCGCCCGGAGGAAGGGTGCGCGTAGCGTGCATCTCCCATCCACCGAAATCTATGATCAGCTCCGTGTGTGTCTCCTCCTACCGTGGACGCAAGTCTGGGAACAAACCACCCTCCAAAACATGCCTGAAGGAAGAGATGGGCAAAGGGGAAGAGTCGGACAAGATCACCATCAACGTAGGTGGTACCCGGCATGAGACCTACAAAAGCACCCTACGGACTTTGCCGGGCACCCGCCTGGCCTGGCTCGCCGACCCCGATGCCCAGAGCAACTTTGACTTTGATGGTAAAAGCAACGAGTTCTTCTTCGACCGCCACCCCGGGATCTTCTCCTACGTGCTCAACTACTACCGCACCGGCAAGCTGCACTGCCCCGCAGACATCTGCGGGCCCCTCTTCGAGGAGGAGCTGACCTACTGGGGCATCGACGAGACGGACGTGGAGCCCTGTTGCTGGATGACCTACCGCCAGCATCGCGATGCCGAAGAGGCCCTGGACATCTTCGAGAGTCCTGagcccggtggaggggccggtggAGAGGAGCCTGAAGAGGAAGGGGGTAGGGAGATGGCCCTTCAACGCCTGGGCATGGATGACAGGCCGGCGGGAGCGGCAGGGTCTGCTGGAGGGGGTGGCTGCTGTCGGAATTGGCAGCCCAGGATGTGGGCGCTCTTTGAGGATCCCTACTCGTCCAAGGCAGCAAGG GTAGTAGCTTTTGCCTCGCTTTTCTTCATCCTGGTCTCCATCACAACCTTCTGCCTGGAGACACATGAAGCCTTCAACATCGACGTCAATGTGACGGAGACCCTCGTGGTTGGCAACACCACAACAATCCTGCTGACGCATAAAGTGGAGACGGAGCCCATCCTCACCTACATCGAAGGGGTCTGTGTCCTGTGGTTCACCCTGGAGTTCCTGGTTCGCATCATCTGCTGTCCAGATAAGCTTCTCTTCATTAAAAACCTGCTCAACATCATTGACTTTGTGGCCATCTTGCCCTTCTACCTGGAGGTAGGTCTCAGTGGCCTGTCCTCCAAAGCTGCCCGGGACGTACTAGGCTTCCTACGGGTGGTCCGTTTCGTCCGGATCCTCCGGATCTTCAAGCTGACACGGCACTTTGTGGGTCTCCGGGTGCTGGGCCACACACTCCGGGCCAGCACCAATGAATTCCTGCTCCTCATCATCTTCCTCGCCTTGGGGGTCTTGATTTTTGCCACTATGATCTACTATGCTGAGCGGATCGGAGCCAAGACCTCCGACCCCCGTGGGAGCGACCACACTCACTTTAAGAACATCCCCATTGGGTTCTGGTGGGCCGTGGTCACAATGACAACCCTGGGCTACGGCGACATGTACCCCAAGACCTGGTCAGGCATGGTGGTGGGGGCTCTCTGCGCGTTGGCTGGGGTGCTCACCATCGCCATGCCCGTGCCCGTCATTGTCAATAACTTTGGGATGTACTATTCGTTGGCCATGGCCAAGCAGAAGCtgccaaagaagaagaaaaagcatataCCCCGTCCGGCCCCGCTGGACTCCCCTACCTACTGCAAATCCGAGGAAAACTCCCCCCGCAACAGCACCCAGAGCGACACTTGCCCCTTGGCGGTAGAGGAGGGGGCAACTGAGCGGAAACGGTCAG ATTCTAAGCAGAATGGTGAGGCCAACGTGGTGCTGTCAGATGAGGAGCAGCCGCTGTCTCCGACTGATGAGGAGAAGCGGCCCATGCGGCGCTCCAGCACCCGGGATAAGAACAAGAAATCCTCCACGTGCTTCCTGCTGGCCACGGGTGACTTCTCCTGTGCAGCGGACGGAGGCATCCAGAAAG
- the KCNC4 gene encoding voltage-gated potassium channel KCNC4 isoform X3, which translates to MISSVCVSSYRGRKSGNKPPSKTCLKEEMGKGEESDKITINVGGTRHETYKSTLRTLPGTRLAWLADPDAQSNFDFDGKSNEFFFDRHPGIFSYVLNYYRTGKLHCPADICGPLFEEELTYWGIDETDVEPCCWMTYRQHRDAEEALDIFESPEPGGGAGGEEPEEEGGREMALQRLGMDDRPAGAAGSAGGGGCCRNWQPRMWALFEDPYSSKAARVVAFASLFFILVSITTFCLETHEAFNIDVNVTETLVVGNTTTILLTHKVETEPILTYIEGVCVLWFTLEFLVRIICCPDKLLFIKNLLNIIDFVAILPFYLEVGLSGLSSKAARDVLGFLRVVRFVRILRIFKLTRHFVGLRVLGHTLRASTNEFLLLIIFLALGVLIFATMIYYAERIGAKTSDPRGSDHTHFKNIPIGFWWAVVTMTTLGYGDMYPKTWSGMVVGALCALAGVLTIAMPVPVIVNNFGMYYSLAMAKQKLPKKKKKHIPRPAPLDSPTYCKSEENSPRNSTQSDTCPLAVEEGATERKRSDSKQNGEANVVLSDEEQPLSPTDEEKRPMRRSSTRDKNKKSSTCFLLATGDFSCAADGGIQKGYGKSRSLSSIDGVAGSTVGLAPLASRCSSPCPLRRPCSPVPSIL; encoded by the exons ATGATCAGCTCCGTGTGTGTCTCCTCCTACCGTGGACGCAAGTCTGGGAACAAACCACCCTCCAAAACATGCCTGAAGGAAGAGATGGGCAAAGGGGAAGAGTCGGACAAGATCACCATCAACGTAGGTGGTACCCGGCATGAGACCTACAAAAGCACCCTACGGACTTTGCCGGGCACCCGCCTGGCCTGGCTCGCCGACCCCGATGCCCAGAGCAACTTTGACTTTGATGGTAAAAGCAACGAGTTCTTCTTCGACCGCCACCCCGGGATCTTCTCCTACGTGCTCAACTACTACCGCACCGGCAAGCTGCACTGCCCCGCAGACATCTGCGGGCCCCTCTTCGAGGAGGAGCTGACCTACTGGGGCATCGACGAGACGGACGTGGAGCCCTGTTGCTGGATGACCTACCGCCAGCATCGCGATGCCGAAGAGGCCCTGGACATCTTCGAGAGTCCTGagcccggtggaggggccggtggAGAGGAGCCTGAAGAGGAAGGGGGTAGGGAGATGGCCCTTCAACGCCTGGGCATGGATGACAGGCCGGCGGGAGCGGCAGGGTCTGCTGGAGGGGGTGGCTGCTGTCGGAATTGGCAGCCCAGGATGTGGGCGCTCTTTGAGGATCCCTACTCGTCCAAGGCAGCAAGG GTAGTAGCTTTTGCCTCGCTTTTCTTCATCCTGGTCTCCATCACAACCTTCTGCCTGGAGACACATGAAGCCTTCAACATCGACGTCAATGTGACGGAGACCCTCGTGGTTGGCAACACCACAACAATCCTGCTGACGCATAAAGTGGAGACGGAGCCCATCCTCACCTACATCGAAGGGGTCTGTGTCCTGTGGTTCACCCTGGAGTTCCTGGTTCGCATCATCTGCTGTCCAGATAAGCTTCTCTTCATTAAAAACCTGCTCAACATCATTGACTTTGTGGCCATCTTGCCCTTCTACCTGGAGGTAGGTCTCAGTGGCCTGTCCTCCAAAGCTGCCCGGGACGTACTAGGCTTCCTACGGGTGGTCCGTTTCGTCCGGATCCTCCGGATCTTCAAGCTGACACGGCACTTTGTGGGTCTCCGGGTGCTGGGCCACACACTCCGGGCCAGCACCAATGAATTCCTGCTCCTCATCATCTTCCTCGCCTTGGGGGTCTTGATTTTTGCCACTATGATCTACTATGCTGAGCGGATCGGAGCCAAGACCTCCGACCCCCGTGGGAGCGACCACACTCACTTTAAGAACATCCCCATTGGGTTCTGGTGGGCCGTGGTCACAATGACAACCCTGGGCTACGGCGACATGTACCCCAAGACCTGGTCAGGCATGGTGGTGGGGGCTCTCTGCGCGTTGGCTGGGGTGCTCACCATCGCCATGCCCGTGCCCGTCATTGTCAATAACTTTGGGATGTACTATTCGTTGGCCATGGCCAAGCAGAAGCtgccaaagaagaagaaaaagcatataCCCCGTCCGGCCCCGCTGGACTCCCCTACCTACTGCAAATCCGAGGAAAACTCCCCCCGCAACAGCACCCAGAGCGACACTTGCCCCTTGGCGGTAGAGGAGGGGGCAACTGAGCGGAAACGGTCAG ATTCTAAGCAGAATGGTGAGGCCAACGTGGTGCTGTCAGATGAGGAGCAGCCGCTGTCTCCGACTGATGAGGAGAAGCGGCCCATGCGGCGCTCCAGCACCCGGGATAAGAACAAGAAATCCTCCACGTGCTTCCTGCTGGCCACGGGTGACTTCTCCTGTGCAGCGGACGGAGGCATCCAGAAAG